The Cyanobacteriota bacterium genomic interval TAGAAGCAGTTCTGGCACCAGCTTCGGCAGCCCACTGTTTGAGGGCGTTGATTTGTTCACGGGCGATTGCTGCTAGGGGTACAGTGTCTTCGATCGCCCACAGAATATCCGTTGTAGTGAAATCGCGGCGCTGGCCAGTGGT includes:
- a CDS encoding AAA family ATPase, whose product is TTGQRRDFTTTDILWAIEDTVPLAAIAREQINALKQWAAEAGARTASNDTQLMQELRQFVRQPDLDLPS